The following nucleotide sequence is from Populus trichocarpa isolate Nisqually-1 chromosome 11, P.trichocarpa_v4.1, whole genome shotgun sequence.
tcctttaatttcactattacttcaaattaatctactaaaaacatgtaaaatcacTTGTAATGAGTTCCTATCAATCTATGACACCATTAGTATTATATCCTGTccttaaaagtaattaaaaaccaaatatacATAATTCCAAAACCTTTCTAAATAACcctaaaatgcataaaaaaaattatttaaaatataaggatAGAAAAAACATACCtcaaattggtaaaaaaaaataaagattttgacCATAAATCAAATCTCCTCCTTGAGCTTCCTATCCTTCTCTCTATTGATATGGGTTTTAATCGTATGACAAGATAGAGTGTAAGTTACTATagagtattattttatttttatcctttaaattaatatgtaattactaatatatttattgttacTATAATacccttaattaataaaaaatagaaaatccaatttattattttattttatttattattactattttttttctttcacacttaaaatgaagaaaattgagCCAAGGTCAACTTGGAAATGACAATGAATTTCATTTATACATATCACATgacaaaattgacaaaaacaaattctttatATAAACTTAGCTTGCTTTGAGAGTACTTTGACACTTGCATTGGGATCAATATTCTTATAAATtcctataaattatatttatttatataattatttatttatcaatataatttatttattttttaaaagtctagtttccaattattttttactttcaaaacacaatttattgaatcaaaatatttacTTATTTCCCACAATTCTCTCTCTCCAAGGGTACAGGACATTATTGGCGAACTGTCTCATAGCCATGGAGAGGCCAGATGCAATTATACAAGGAAAGCTTTGTAAGCATTCAAGATGAAATATGCTCTgtctatatatacacacacctgTTGATGTACATTTCAACCTGCTGACATTAACAGATTAAATGTAGAAAAAGTACCACTTCCTGATTCTTCAGTTGCAGTTTGGGTGAACACAAGTTTGAGTCGTTCATGCGCTGCATATGCAATTGTAGATACTCCAGGAAGAGAAAAGGATGCGTTAGATATGATCTGTATATTCGAGTCGATGCACTTAAATTTGTACTTGTTTTGCGCTGAATTTCCCAATAAAAACTACTATTTTCAGAAAcatttttcataaacaaaaatattagtgAGAAAAGGCGTCTGATCCTCAAAGTTATTGTCTTTGTTCCGTTTCAATCACAATTGAGTTCTCTGTACTCTTCTCATTCTCATGCAGAATGCAAGGGCATCAAATGGTTCTCTTGAAAAGGAATTGCTGACCGTTCTTGTTCCAACTGTGGGTTCCACATGGCTGATCATTAGCATATTTGGTTATTTGTGGCTCAGGAACAGAGGAGAAAAAGGTAAAGACAAAGCAAGCATCAAAACAGAAGGTAGATAGAGTAACTGTCCATAAAAGAATAGTTGACGAACACCACACCTATAGCATTCCATATGATGATGCTGTTAGGTTTCTTCCTCGACACTAGGCAGAATGGATCAGTTGTTTAGAATCAGGATAGGAGTTTTAGCAGTGGGTACGTCTAGTGCTGAAGAGCTATCTGTTGTGATGTAtaacatatttgttttcattacaAATCTAATGGAACTTCATATCAGCAATTATTCAGACAGTACAGCTTCAGCGACTAGCAATTTCAGAAATTGTCACCTCATTTACAGAACACTGTCCATCTTCTACGTCTAATGCTATATCAGGATTATTGTCAGATTTTCTAAAGAGGAATGCAGGTTGTTTTGGAGAAGGAATCTCTGTTTCGCTACTCAACATAAAAACAACCGCCAACATAGATGGTCTGTCCGTGGCATCTTCTTGCACGCACAGCAGACCAATTTGTATGCATTTCAAGGCTTCACGCGGATCATACAACTCCGTCAGTGATGGATCAACTATCTCCAATGCTTTGTCTTCTCTCCACAATTCCCACACCTGTGTTGTTCATATAAATCATTAGCATACAAGAAATAAGAGCAGACAACATCTAAAATTGTGAACAATGAAATTCAGCCAAGAGCACACATGGCTCTCTTATAACTCACATATCCAATCAAGGTCAAAGGAGGATTCTGTTGATAAAATCTGTTGTTCTTCTTGCCACTCACAATCTCTAGCAACACGACCCCAAAACTGAAAACATCTGATTTTACAGAAAAGTTTCCAAGCACAGCATATTCTGGTGACATATAGCCACTGCATCAGAAAAACAAGAATCTGAAGTTTTAGTATTTCTGGTAATCAATGATAGTACTTTGTCACTCGGTCTTTGTTTTAGGCAAATGTACTTACAATGTTCCTACAACTCTCCTGGTCCTATCTTCAGTTTGGTTGCCTTCAAATATTTTTGCCATTCCAAAATCTGATATTTTTGGGTTCATCTCTGCATCCAGTAGAATGTTGCTACATTTTAAATCCCTGTGAATGATTCTCAACCTGGAATCTTGGTGAAGATATAAAATCCCACGAGCTATTCCAACAATAATATCGAAGCGTTTTCGCCAATCCAATAACAATCTTCTGCTTTCATCTgttgaaacaattatttttcaaacaggTAAAATTTGACAACTAGAGTAAATCAGGGCAATAAATACTTGAAGAGACTTACGGAAAAGAAACGAGTCCAAGCTTTTGTTTGGCAAGTATTCATAGATTAACATTTGTTCTCCATCCTGATTGCAGTAACCTAGAAGTTTCACAAGATTCCTGTGTTGAAGCTTTGCAATTACCATAACTTCATTTTTAAACTCTTCTATTCCTTGTCTTGAACTTCTAGATAACCTTTTTATTGCAACCTCCAGTCCATTAGCTAGCAGACCCTAAAATCATGTTACAAgaatatggtaaaaaaatacctttaagGTGACTCATATGTCAATAACAATTAAGGTTGAAAGTCCATTGGACGGCCAATTACATCCATGATAAATGGAGATgcaaaaattaagttatatataaaGGGTTcttaatctattaaaaaaaatagttatgaaAAGTTTTGTATTTTCCATCCGCGTAGTAAACCTAAAGTTTCACATGGATTAGGGTCTGTTTGTTTACGCGGTTGCGGCTGCGTTTTAAATAAACCGTAGATTTAAGCTGTTtggtaaagataaaaatgagaTTTATTGTTCATGGGCCCCATTGTTTTCTGCGTTGCAAACGCAAGGGGAGAAGAAGCAGCTTGGAGCTGCTTTTTTTGCAAACTGTGTTACAGCACAGTAACCAGAGGCGCGCAACTTTTTCTTCTGCTTCCAGTAACTAGAGGCGCGCAACTTTTTCTTCTACTTCCAGTAACCAAAGGCGcacaacttcttcttcttctgcacttccatgtctccactgttcacgtgaacagtggagacatggaagtgcagaagaagaagaagaagaaggagaatgaGGGGCTGGGGAAAACAGGGAAAGAGTCCAACTCCTGCACCAAGCAAACAATGAAAAGAGAAGGAGCAGAACAGAGGAATAGAAAAGTGCTCCACTTTCATCTTCCTCCCGCTTTGCTTTTATCAATATTACACTattcaagtgaattttaattcacttgaacagtgtagCAACACACGTGAATTTAGTACACGAGTGTTgctttgcccagccgggtcactggcttgggccagtgatcgggccgggctggctgggtttAGCCCAGCCTATATGGGTTGGACCAGGTCCAATCCAAACCTAAAAGCATTGACCCAGGTCTGTTccaaacctaaatgcattgaactgGGTatgacccagtaaaataaaaaaatccaaaaaaatttcacagatattgtgttttatttgaaaaactaatgtTTAACATAATTCAATGGCACTATATAATTACATTTGAAGGAGATTgtatgatgacgtagcatttgtagaatttgatcgcaattccaattttgttcttgatgatattttacctgatgttattGCACGCTCAGGAAACCATGGAAACTGTAAtccttgttggatagatttcatACGTGATAAAATTACATATAATTTTatgcaacaataaaatataatttatataaagtattgtttattttatgatgtaatatcAGTACTTAAATCGataatatttcaatgaaaaaccaccaatattaatatatgtcttttttaattattttataaccttagtTTAAAAgatattctttaattaaatacattaaattactttttgttgaacctcaatttcaaccacagttttaaccaaacatatatttttccaaaccaacctcaactaaaagtactttttataaaacaacttttttcaaaccacaaccacaacagctaccgcaataccaaacacagaCTCTTTATTCTTAATACCACAAAGATTTTTGAACAATTATTTCAACACATAATGAATCATTATAGGAGGCATGTATcctattaattttctattatgTACATGCATATATGCATGCCATATTGATGTTATCCTAGATGTTGTATTAGAGTAGAGTCTTCTCCATTCATGGCTtgtaaaaatgagtttttggagTATCTTTTAGTCCAACATCAAAGTCAAACTCTTGAAAATATTCAACATAATCATTAGAAATTATTGGTCTCCTTGTTTGAACTAAGTGCCCTTGAATTGATTAgtgtttaaaattatctaaataatttttttgaacaataactaattttttttttatctttatgcaacccatttaaatattatgtttcctcaaattttatccttttagcaAAATCACTCCTATTGAAATTGAGATCCTTGATAAATTTAGCATTTCTTGCCTTAACTATTCATGCAttatgagaagaaaaataaaacatatatccTTCAGAGTTCACTATATAACCAATGAAATATCTACTAATTATTCTTGGGTCTAATTTCTATAGTTGAGGATTATTAATCCTTACCTCAAAAAATTGGACTTCTATCTATTTCATAATTCAAAAGGTATCTTAACACATTTTTAGGATGAAAccctattttaaaatatatacaacAATCTTTAATTCTAACTCTATAAAGACATTGGTAAATTAAAAGTACCAATTATGTTCCTTACCATGTCTATAAGTGTACGATTCCTTCTTTTAGCTACATTATCTTATTGTGGTGTGTTAGACATTGTATATTGTACAATAATGCCCTCTCCTTTAAGGCAATGAACCAGACATTTATCAATTTTCGTGTATCTACCATAATACTCTCCATCTCTATCTGACCTTACAaacattatgatatatttttttctccaccTTAACCTTATAGGTCTTAAAAGCATCTAATGCTTCAGCTTTATCAAATAAAAGACATAGATACATAAATCTACTAGAATGATCATCAATGAATAAGgtgaaatatatttgattatttaagcATAGAGTAATAAATAGTCCACAAATGTCAGTACATatgatttcaaaaattttagCATAACACCTTTAATGGTATTGTTAGTTTGCTAACCCTTTATGCAATCTACACAAAtaccaaaatcaataaaattaagagtGTTTAAAACTATATCATTCactaatcttttaattatttcaatgaaGATGTGATCTAATCTTTTATACCAAAACATAAATGAATTCTCATCCATTTTgctctttttaattatagaatCAACATGCATTGATAAATAGTTGAGTTTAAAAGTAGAGTCTAgattgattttatataaatcattaattaacgTTCCACCACTAGTAGaaagtttagtttttaaaatactaaaaacattttcatcaaacaaaaatcCATAACCAACATCACAAAAtctagaaattaaaaaccaaatttttagaaaatggTGGAACATAGAAGAatttttcaaatccaaaataagtccagattttaaaattaatctagaaGTCCCCACAACTTCAACTTCAAAGCGTATCTAGTTTCTTGAATAGATgtcttcttcattttcctttagcttttttagtgtaatattttaaaagaaagaaaggttttaataaaaaaatggcaaGAATATCTTTGAATGAGTAGATATTAGATATAAATGAATGAGAGAGATTTTGATAATTGCACAAAACTTGTTAAATATAATAAGAAGagtaagacaaaaaaaagaaagagatttaaGTGTTTGACTATAATTTCTTTTAGCTAATAGTCTagacatttattattattattattattagatattaaattgatgttttgtgcagataaggtattattttctatatctattgggatatatgatttatttgttcATTAAGTGTTTATTTTAATGATGCAATAAATTGTAATACATGAAAGGAAATACTTGATTATAAAATGAAATCACTATGATTtatatgttgtattttttatttaagtactATATATTTTGAACTCTAGAAAAATATCGTTACTTCTCTGTTCATGTCATGTGGGCTaagtggaaaaataataataaaaatattcttaaatttacCAATATATACCatgtagattttaaattaactgACAATTAAAGCTTAGAACTCATTGAACTAACTCTAGTAGAAGGCCAAGTACATCCATGATTGATAAATGGAGGGGTAAAAATTTAGGTTATCTGTAAAGGGTCCATattctagcaaaaaaaaaaaaaaaagttatgaaaagCCATGTGTCTTCCATCCAATTAGTAACTCTAAAACTTTACAtgaattaaaagattttattattattgaaaccacaaaaatagatttctgtacaattatctcaatatttaatCAATCATTACACCAAGAGGAATGTATCCTATTAATTTTGTACCGTGTTTATATGCCTGGCGTATTAAAGTTTTCTTACATATTAAGCATCTAAACTACCAATAagctagaaaaaacaaatctgtaTTATTGAGAACACATTTAATTTTCAGCTAGAAAATGAATTGAGAAACTCTACCTTataaaccgagccaaaaccaccTTGCCCGAGTTCGTTAGCTGGAGAGAAATTGTTTGTGGCCGCCATTATGGTGCTGAGCTTGAAACATTCCGATTCAGTAGAATTGCTGTTTATCTGCAGCTCGGTACCTGGTTTTTTTGCCCATGAATCAAAAAGTGAACTTCTCCTCATAACCAGAGGAGAATAAATACATGACTAGGGAAGCAAATCCAAATAGAGATTTGAGAGTCTTGTCTTACCTTTTTTTGCCCCCTTCTTGAGCCGCAAATAAGCAGTTAGGCTAATGAGAAACAACAATAATGCAATTGATGGTGCTAAAATGGCCTGCATCGTTTTTTCCCGAGAACCATTTAGCTTCCTTGTATTACCAGCTGCATGAGAATGAAAACAATAACGATTAACTCCAGACGAAAAACCACTCCCTTCTCCTATGGAAACATGGCAAGACATATGGCAAAGGCTGTCCCCTTCGGCACCTAATAAGTATCTATATCGTTTCTTTCACGTAGTACACAGCTTATTAAGTACAGTCTAGAGCAGTGACAAGAATAGAAAAGCTCttataaatcaatatttgtAATCACAATCCTTTGAAATTGTTACGGAGAAGAAAAAGGGTACCTAATTCATATGCATCAACACGAACATACAGATCATGACTTTCAATCCTATCATATTTAATGTCTACTAATTCCTTGTGCCAATTCAAACAACCATCCCCTTTTCCGGGAATCACAATGACAGCGTAAGCAGAGCATGAACAATTCCTCTTGCATTCCAGTTCACAGTACTCTGCACGACTCTTGCTCATGTCCACCCAAGCTGCAGCTGAAGTGTCCGGAAGAATTACATTTTCCACCTTCACAAACCCTTCTCCATGATCGCACACCGAAGATGTCTGTAGCCGCTTCCTGACACAACCACCGGACCCATCTCTCAATGACCATTCCATTGGGTTCTTGGGCTCGAACCCAGGTAAACAGGCACATCCAAAAGCATTATAATTGGCAAGTTCACACGTACTATAAGCACCACAGTATCCATAATAGTCGCACTGTAACTGAGGGGACTTCCAGTATTCCTTCCACCGACCATCACTTTCTCGCCATGTTAACATCTTTAGAAGTCCTGAATGATCCACTATTAGTCTTACCAGATAATAACCATCAGGAACTGTTGATTGACAGTATATTTCGTCTGGATCATTtacaaaaacgcttttgaatgTGCCCATCTGACTTCTCCATGGCCAAGGGGGAGCTCTAGTAATTGGCTTTGTACCATTATAGAGAAAGAATTGTGGTGAACCATTTGGGTTGATCCTAATTGAAAAGTCTCCAATTCCAGGGTCATCAGCTGATCTCCATGATGTTAGGAACCGATCAGTTCCTAATTTTCGATCCAGCCCCAGTTTCATTCCAGGTAGCTGTATGTTAGTAGGATAATCGAAGCTCTGCCATACAATTTTTCTGCTTCTTTTCCTGACCAGTATCAAATTCCCAGAATCCAAGAGTTGAGCTTCACAAGTATCATTTTCTTCCACTGAAACATTGGTAGACCACACTAGAAGCTTTTGGTCATCTTTACGATAGAGAACGAGGTTACCAAATTGGTTTATGAAGAGAAAGCCAGAGGAACCAATGATTGGATCGTTCCTGTTTGCAACCCACACCACAGTTTGTTCTGGTATTTTATGGTACCAAATTCCAAGATATCTATTGGTTGAACTGCCAGGACTGAAAAATCCTAGTGCGAAAATATTTCCTTTGGAGATAAGAAGGTCACCTTCTTTAATGGTTTGGTTGGTCTTTAAGGATTCTTGGGATGTACAAGATAAGAATTGGAgcattataagagaaaaaagcaGGAATAGTTTTTCAGCTTCCATGATGAGGCAAACTGGACCTTGGCTTTTGGACATGTGAAATGTTGCTTGCAGACAAGTCTGACAAGAGAAGTTATTTTGGGATCCACCTCGCTTAACTAGGCATTTTTTTCATGGGTTTTTCTTTGCAACCTTCAAGATCTAGACCATGACTTGTCTAGTCCTTTTTATACTACACCCTCATTTGGTATTGCGtagcaaaatttatttatttttatttaaaattaatttttttcatgtttttagatgatttttttgtcaaaaatattttaaaaaaataaaaaatatatattttaatatatttttgagtaaaaaatattttaaaaaataatcgctacCATACTACTAATGTAAAACCCgagaacaaattatatataaaaaagaggatttataataatttaaattttgttataaaatagaataatgtaattacagaaaataataataatgatgataaaaatttattagttttggagaacaaaaaaaatggcttaattgataaaaaaaagagaaagataggGTCAAAATGGAATTTAGAAGAAATGGTTGGGTAATTATAATGTTATGTTTAGAATACTAAATTGTATTGtgttatttatgaaattttagtgtttggaTGGTTGTTTTAATCACTAACTTATGCATGTGATATGAGATGGAGATTGAGTATGAAGATTTGTCCTAAGTATATTCTCGAATGAATTAAATGGTTGATTTGTACCAGTTGGATGTGATTATAGGTGGGATGTGATTATAAATATATGCAGGGTAAATTATCGATAACTTGGAACCTCCCGGTATCAGAaagacttaataaaaaaataaataaataatatattccaTTTACTCCTTATGTGGAAGTTAAACGGATAATTTAACTTATAAGGCTGTTACAACTAGACGCTCCTGCATGTACTCCACATAAGACACAATAATTGTctttagtgataaaaaaaattttctttcctaattttgagttttattttaaaaaataataattgaaaaacatgtttatttgttgaaaataaaaacaatttgtttccACTCAAAAAGAACCTTAAAACTATAATTGCTTTTCCTACAAAATCAAtaccataatttataattattatttttatatttgtgataattaaatcataaatatttattttattttttaaaattaaaaattatcatgaaaaaattatattattaactaaaaaaactctataaattaaCATATGTTCTCCACCCTAAATGCAACAGCCTAGAAGCTTCACAAGTTCATGCGGTGAAACTTTGCAATTACTGTGACTTTAGTTTTAAATTCTTCTCCTGAATTTCTAGACaaccttttaagttttaacgGTAGAGAATGGTGGAGACAAAGTCCCACCATTCTAGTACAGGACCGCTCCCTTTCGGTGGGTTGTTGGCAGTCATGTTCAACAGTAAAAATGGTTGGAGAGGTTGTAAATTGGCAGGATTAATCTTTGTCCCCATACGAATCTAAGTTCATAACCGGCGATACAAGAGTTGTGTGGAAATAATATCTTCCTTGTGCTAAGTCTCTTAGCGGATATATCtagttatttaaatatataaaatattttataatttttaaaagtattatattttttaaaattaataaaatcaaatgataatttaaaatttcttattagtaattaaagcaaaaacaataattcataaTACTTATTATATtgtcaaaatctaaaattaattaaaacaagttaaTAGTGGGGCATCTAAGATatcgaatcaaaactaaaaagaaagcaTCGTGAAACAAGCAATGCATACGGAtcaaaactgaagaagcaggAACACTCAACAAACTCCACCTACTaacagaaactaagaaccttaaataatattaaaaataaggggtgtgttcaaccaactcaataagaaaataatatttaatatacattttagatattaatagtcAGCAAGttgatttatcttgatatacatatacatactaagTATATAATCAGAAAGTAATGAAATACATAtcagagatcagatgacacTCAAATGTGATCACTTCGGGAGGATTAATCGTCATAGGCTgatgcctctctcaccagctaggtatacaGAATATTATGTGCATATAGTCTgttagcatggagttactgacaagtcctATATGaaggcataatagatatttgcaaaatcatcaaagaaatgtATATCATATCCaataaaatttagttaaataGAATACAAATGTAAATTCAAGAATATATgagtactaaaaaaataaagcaacatatataaatattcaagaaattaactagtcgtactcatcatataatcaatgtacatatttatttatattacatgcatattaaagattatctcaCTCACTcggaaaatatagaaataaaaggaatattAGATGAAAGACCCGAAAAAACTATTGAGGATCATTAGCAAAACCTACAATAAATATACGAAATATACTaaaaacacaacacaatttaAAGATTCCACTGTATGAAACAAAACCAGGTTTACTCTCCTAtgtttagggactaaaacaataattttccaaaacagggaccaaaacataattttaccaaaattgaaggactaaactGTAAATACATAATCATACTAAAATTTCACCTATAAACCATCCTCAGTTCTTTCCAAAacaaaccaaggaccaaactataattttttttaaatttcatggactaaaatgtaaattctcaaaattaagggatcaaactgaaaatattccaaatcaattatcagaccgagattcatcatccttaacctcataataacacttatcagaatctcaaaatacatttaagggtcaaattataattttttcaaagtttagggactaaactataatttttataaatcaatgaccaaaataaaatttcatcatcttcaacctcaatacCATTATGTCCAGATTTTCTAAAAAGGttgaaatgaatttcttaacacataaaaatcaatttaaacaaatcaactcacaaatgtttatttttaacaacacaCTCAAAATTCATCACTTGACCTTAAACCCCTAATAATCATGAATGAATCTTAAcaatataaacttcaaatccttataaaccctaatctcttctttaattcttccataaacaaatcataatcaaAAGTAATATGAGAGAGAACCACTTGCTACTTCCACCTTTATTGAACccaaaaactcaatattaaaaactgAAATACTTGGTTTGATAAGGGGAGGGTCACAACATCCATAAaaattagaagagagaaaaataattctctTACAACTTTTTCTTATATACTTAGGTTAGCTTAGGTTGGGTTTAAGCTGACTTGAGCTTGGATTTGAACCAAAAGTTGGGTTTTACAATACTTCCCCCGTTAAACAAAATTTGTCATTGAATTTAAACTTTAAGAACCGAAGTCTTACCATCAAGTTCAAACAAGTATGGATACTTGTTGAGAATTTCCTCCTTAAGCTCCCACGTCACTTCTTCACGCAGGTGTCTGCTCCACACAACCTTAACCGATACGATTTCCTTCGATCAAAGTTTTCCACCTTTTCGATCCATTATTTCCACCGATTGAACTTCGTATGATATATCTTCCCTCAACTCAACCGGTTGAACTTCCAGCACATGAAATGAATCAGACAAATGCTTCCTTAACATCAAAACATGAAACACTACATGTATAGAGGATAGATCAGGCAGCAAGGCAAGCCGATATGCCACTACCCCTACTTTTTCCAAGATCTCAAAGGGTCCTATAAACCTTGAACTCAACTAACATTTCTTCCCAAATTTGAATATTCCTTTAATTAGGGAGAGTTTTAGGAACATTTTGTCACCCATTAAAAATTCTAGATTATGCCTCCTCTTACCTGCATAATTCTTTTGCCTATTCTGAGCTGTTTAAAGCTTATCTCGGATCACCTTAATCTTATCTAAAGTAATCTGTATTAACTTGGGACCCATTAATCTTCTCTCACCAACCTTATACCAACATACAAGTGATCTACACTTCTGGCCATACAAAGTCTCATAAGGACCCATATCAATGCTCGCTTGATAACTATTGTTATATGCAAACTTCACCAAAAACAAGTACTTGCTTCATTCGACACCTAAGTCAATCACACAATCTCTTAACATATCCTCTAGAATTTGTATAGTTCTCTTAGACTATCTTTCTGTCTGAGGATGAAAAGTAATACTTAACTGAGCGTTCATCACGAAAGCTTCCTGAAACTTCACCCAAAACTGAGAAGTAAATTGTGGATCTATGTCAAACACAATTAAGATCGGCACACTGTGCAACCTTATGATCTCATTAACATAGATTTCTACCAGTTTTGCAAACCTATAAGTCACCTTTACTAACAAGAAATGAGCTAACTTGGTCAAACAATCAACTACCACCCAAATCGAATTGTAACCTTCTTGACTCCGAGGAAAACCCGACA
It contains:
- the LOC18102911 gene encoding G-type lectin S-receptor-like serine/threonine-protein kinase RKS1 isoform X5, with the protein product MSKSQGPVCLIMEAEKLFLLFSLIMLQFLSCTSQESLKTNQTIKEGDLLISKGNIFALGFFSPGSSTNRYLGIWYHKIPEQTVVWVANRNDPIIGSSGFLFINQFGNLVLYRKDDQKLLVWSTNVSVEENDTCEAQLLDSGNLILVRKRSRKIVWQSFDYPTNIQLPGMKLGLDRKLGTDRFLTSWRSADDPGIGDFSIRINPNGSPQFFLYNGTKPITRAPPWPWRSQMGTFKSVFVNDPDEIYCQSTVPDGYYLVRLIVDHSGLLKMLTWRESDGRWKEYWKSPQLQCDYYGYCGAYSTCELANYNAFGCACLPGFEPKNPMEWSLRDGSGGCVRKRLQTSSVCDHGEGFVKVENVILPDTSAAAWVDMSKSRAEYCELECKRNCSCSAYAVIVIPGKGDGCLNWHKELVDIKYDRIESHDLYVRVDAYELGAEGDSLCHMSCHVSIGEGSGFSSGVNRYCFHSHAAGNTRKLNGSREKTMQAILAPSIALLLFLISLTAYLRLKKGAKKGTELQINSNSTESECFKLSTIMAATNNFSPANELGQGGFGSVYKGLLANGLEVAIKRLSRSSRQGIEEFKNEVMVIAKLQHRNLVKLLGYCNQDGEQMLIYEYLPNKSLDSFLFHESRRLLLDWRKRFDIIVGIARGILYLHQDSRLRIIHRDLKCSNILLDAEMNPKISDFGMAKIFEGNQTEDRTRRVVGTFGYMSPEYAVLGNFSVKSDVFSFGVVLLEIVSGKKNNRFYQQNPPLTLIGYVWELWREDKALEIVDPSLTELYDPRDALKCIQIGLLCVQEDATDRPSMLAVVFMLSNETEIPSPKQPAFLFRKSDNNPDIALDVEDGQCSLNEVTITEIASR
- the LOC18102911 gene encoding G-type lectin S-receptor-like serine/threonine-protein kinase RKS1 isoform X13; translated protein: MSKSQGPVCLIMEAEKLFLLFSLIMLQFLSCTSQESLKTNQTIKEGDLLISKGNIFALGFFSPGSSTNRYLGIWYHKIPEQTVVWVANRNDPIIGSSGFLFINQFGNLVLYRKDDQKLLVWSTNVSVEENDTCEAQLLDSGNLILVRKRSRKIVWQSFDYPTNIQLPGMKLGLDRKLGTDRFLTSWRSADDPGIGDFSIRINPNGSPQFFLYNGTKPITRAPPWPWRSQMGTFKSVFVNDPDEIYCQSTVPDGYYLVRLIVDHSGLLKMLTWRESDGRWKEYWKSPQLQCDYYGYCGAYSTCELANYNAFGCACLPGFEPKNPMEWSLRDGSGGCVRKRLQTSSVCDHGEGFVKVENVILPDTSAAAWVDMSKSRAEYCELECKRNCSCSAYAVIVIPGKGDGCLNWHKELVDIKYDRIESHDLYVRVDAYELGAEGDSLCHMSCHVSIGEGSGFSSGVNRYCFHSHAAGNTRKLNGSREKTMQAILAPSIALLLFLISLTAYLRLKKGAKKGTELQINSNSTESECFKLSTIMAATNNFSPANELGQGGFGSVYKGLLANGLEVAIKRLSRSSRQGIEEFKNEVMVIAKLQHRNLVKLLGYCNQDGEQMLIYEYLPNKSLDSFLFHESRRLLLDWRKRFDIIVGIARGILYLHQDSRLRIIHRDLKCSNILLDAEMNPKISDFGMAKIFEGNQTEDRTRRVVGTFGYMSPEYAVLGNFSVKSDVFSFGVVLLEIVSGKKNNRFYQQNPPLTLIGYVWELWTQDKALEIVDPSLNELYRRREAFKCIQIGLLCVQEDAADRSSMLAVVFMLSNETEIPSPKQPAFLFRKSDKFPDIALDVEDGLCSVNEVTITEFACR